From a region of the Latilactobacillus sakei genome:
- a CDS encoding cell surface protein — protein sequence MKFTKLTSTVLTASTLLAILAPATIASAATPKDDAAANGGTKLPMTDTTDAGISFGDTHDNGNSGYLRLQMVPKTLDFGNHAKYDAAHTNFDATGANLGVVGNDTHASYDQQDSNKTETLTTSDAKLKAVQGTAWATVVDKQVENPELAAATPKANTAGDWKLTVSADGDGLKAGGHTIADANLVFGNTKYGRTADIYGLTNQDQDNDGYTAAGTTDATYAKSVSLNLSTPNEEKVVGTAAKDAGDGANVFGWNPSDIRLALNGSNDVATGEYHAGLTWTLNTTI from the coding sequence ATGAAATTCACAAAATTAACAAGCACAGTTTTAACAGCATCAACATTATTAGCAATTCTAGCACCTGCAACAATCGCTAGCGCTGCAACACCAAAAGACGACGCAGCAGCTAATGGTGGTACTAAGCTACCAATGACTGACACAACCGATGCTGGCATCTCATTTGGTGATACACATGATAACGGCAATTCAGGCTACTTAAGATTACAAATGGTACCAAAGACATTAGATTTTGGGAACCATGCTAAGTATGACGCAGCACACACAAACTTTGATGCAACAGGTGCTAACTTAGGCGTTGTTGGTAATGACACACATGCTTCGTACGACCAACAAGATAGCAATAAAACAGAAACATTAACAACGAGTGATGCTAAGTTAAAAGCGGTTCAAGGGACCGCTTGGGCAACAGTTGTTGATAAACAAGTTGAAAATCCAGAATTAGCTGCTGCTACACCAAAGGCTAATACAGCAGGTGACTGGAAGTTAACTGTTTCAGCTGACGGCGATGGTCTAAAAGCTGGTGGACACACAATTGCAGATGCTAACTTAGTATTTGGTAATACAAAATACGGTCGGACAGCTGATATCTATGGTTTAACAAACCAAGATCAAGATAATGATGGTTATACAGCTGCTGGGACAACAGATGCAACATATGCAAAATCAGTTAGCTTGAACTTGAGTACACCAAATGAAGAAAAAGTGGTTGGGACAGCCGCTAAAGATGCTGGCGATGGTGCTAACGTCTTTGGTTGGAACCCAAGCGATATTCGTTTAGCTTTAAACGGTTCAAACGATGTGGCAACTGGTGAATATCACGCTGGTTTAACATGGACATTAAACACAACAATCTAA
- a CDS encoding WxL domain-containing protein: MKKFMMSTLLLSGMLSISMGQVHAADTDSHDTTGKVGFKTPDTGGLTMTNTNDLDIDFGSNPISADDKTYTNVNDAKATVQDIRGTATGWTLTVAQKAQFKTADSDELTGAQITIKTPTLDTTSTATATVDQNLVLTTDNTAHKIMGATAGEGNGTAIADMNTGSVSLDVPGKTVKVAKDYTTMLTWNLADVPANN, from the coding sequence ATGAAGAAATTTATGATGAGTACTTTATTATTGAGCGGGATGTTAAGCATTTCAATGGGCCAAGTACATGCGGCTGATACTGATAGCCACGATACAACTGGTAAGGTTGGTTTCAAAACACCAGATACTGGTGGGTTAACAATGACGAATACTAATGATTTAGATATTGATTTTGGTTCAAATCCAATTTCAGCCGATGACAAGACCTATACGAATGTCAACGACGCTAAGGCAACTGTTCAAGATATTCGTGGGACAGCAACTGGTTGGACGTTAACAGTTGCCCAAAAGGCACAATTTAAAACGGCTGATAGCGATGAATTAACGGGTGCGCAAATAACAATCAAAACACCAACCCTAGATACGACTTCAACAGCCACAGCTACGGTTGATCAAAATTTAGTCTTAACAACTGATAACACAGCTCATAAAATAATGGGCGCTACTGCAGGTGAAGGTAACGGGACAGCGATTGCCGATATGAATACTGGTTCAGTGTCATTAGATGTTCCTGGTAAGACGGTCAAAGTGGCTAAGGATTATACAACAATGTTGACTTGGAATTTAGCGGACGTACCAGCTAATAATTAA
- a CDS encoding cell surface protein → MKRKYRLMVWGLILLMGVLLNIKSVDAANNAGFEVIPVAAKQQLNHEVTYFDLKLAPNQATTVTVNVRSTSQKPITIETSVAQATTNTNGVVEYKAFKQNKSWGLPADIEKVVTTDQSKITLQPGEVKPVTYQIKMPPETFDGELVGGLNFVKKVTDDQMKTDSSMGVKNQYAYTIAMVLHGRQELTRNKMSLGKITTRQINNRNIISIPLNNQTAAFLNKVTTKVTITKQGQSKAIYTQKTADGQMAPNSVYDLPVRIGETAFKPGRYTAKVAVTSKQQHWQFIKDFTITRKQARHYNQKAVLKEDDSWLGLSLIIIGIVLLLILIIVIYWRKQRRIKLLESELAASKRDSNQ, encoded by the coding sequence ATGAAACGTAAATATCGTTTAATGGTCTGGGGACTCATCTTATTAATGGGCGTATTACTCAATATTAAATCAGTAGATGCTGCTAACAACGCCGGTTTTGAAGTAATCCCAGTTGCCGCTAAGCAACAGTTAAACCATGAAGTAACCTATTTCGATTTAAAGTTAGCGCCAAACCAAGCCACAACGGTGACGGTAAATGTTAGGAGTACAAGTCAAAAGCCAATCACAATTGAGACCTCAGTGGCCCAAGCAACCACTAATACCAATGGGGTTGTTGAATATAAAGCATTCAAACAAAATAAAAGTTGGGGCCTACCTGCTGATATTGAAAAAGTTGTGACCACTGATCAAAGCAAAATTACATTACAACCGGGTGAAGTAAAACCGGTGACCTACCAAATTAAGATGCCCCCAGAGACCTTTGATGGGGAGTTAGTGGGTGGCTTGAATTTTGTCAAAAAAGTGACCGATGATCAAATGAAGACTGATAGTAGTATGGGTGTTAAGAATCAATATGCTTATACAATTGCGATGGTCTTACACGGTCGCCAAGAACTAACCAGAAATAAAATGAGTCTTGGTAAGATAACAACGCGGCAAATTAATAATCGCAATATCATCAGCATACCATTGAATAATCAGACTGCTGCCTTTTTAAATAAGGTGACAACTAAGGTTACGATTACAAAACAGGGACAGTCGAAGGCGATTTATACGCAAAAGACAGCCGATGGTCAAATGGCGCCTAATTCGGTCTATGATTTACCCGTCAGAATTGGGGAAACAGCTTTCAAACCAGGTCGTTATACGGCAAAAGTCGCCGTGACGTCTAAGCAACAGCATTGGCAATTCATCAAAGATTTTACGATTACTAGAAAACAAGCTCGGCATTATAATCAAAAAGCGGTGCTTAAAGAAGACGATTCCTGGTTAGGGCTAAGTCTGATCATTATCGGCATAGTATTGTTATTAATTTTAATCATTGTGATTTATTGGCGGAAACAACGTCGTATCAAACTATTGGAAAGTGAATTAGCCGCTAGTAAACGAGACAGCAATCAATAG
- a CDS encoding dehydrogenase, translating into MRIVVIGSVAAGTSVAAKARRNSEVNEIVVYEKGTDISYSVCGMPFYLGGAVEQLDELIPRDAAWFKTRFNVDIMTATEVISIDEVQQTLLVKQLATNTVFEDHYDKLVLATGAAPRIIPPFNQQYKNVFMMHHMADTRAIDSYLKKNTTANVLIFGTGYVGIEMAEQLKQRGLSVTLVQRSTQIMTHYDGEMAYRAEQVLLENGVNVIKGVTAETIVTADNRVTGVNLSDGTKLTADFILLATGVIPQTQLVEHMTIAKGDSGALQVTDKMMTSVPNIYAVGDVAESFSLIDGLPLYRPMGSTANKMGRIAGDAITDGQLAHRGILGTGIIRLFDTTVAQTGFTETVARAKGYEVDVLYNIKPGHADYLNGTENVIKAIADHQTGRLLGVQIIGQDGVDKRIDVFVTAISFGAKVADLFHLDLAYQPLYATTKDPILYTGMALENARNGRPLLSPTELNQRLAAGDDLQVIDVRSQKQYRQQHIETAISMPLGEIRKRIAELDPTMPTVVYCNKGVTGNAAQNLLLNMGFEDVYNLSGGHKNYQLVKMYLQ; encoded by the coding sequence ATGAGAATCGTAGTAATTGGTTCAGTAGCAGCGGGCACAAGTGTTGCTGCTAAGGCACGCCGGAATAGTGAAGTCAATGAGATTGTCGTCTACGAAAAAGGGACGGATATCTCGTATTCAGTTTGCGGGATGCCATTTTATCTTGGTGGGGCAGTTGAACAACTTGATGAGCTCATTCCACGGGATGCTGCTTGGTTTAAAACGCGTTTTAATGTCGATATTATGACGGCGACCGAGGTGATTTCAATTGACGAAGTGCAGCAAACGCTATTGGTAAAGCAACTAGCAACGAATACCGTTTTTGAAGATCATTATGACAAACTGGTCTTAGCAACCGGGGCAGCGCCAAGAATCATTCCGCCGTTTAATCAGCAATACAAAAATGTCTTTATGATGCATCACATGGCAGATACGCGCGCCATTGATAGTTACCTCAAGAAAAATACGACGGCGAATGTTTTGATTTTTGGAACGGGATATGTTGGGATTGAGATGGCCGAACAGTTAAAACAACGGGGATTATCGGTGACATTGGTGCAACGCAGTACGCAGATTATGACCCATTATGATGGTGAAATGGCTTATCGGGCCGAACAAGTGTTACTCGAAAATGGTGTTAACGTGATTAAAGGGGTTACAGCTGAAACAATTGTTACTGCCGATAATCGCGTGACAGGCGTCAACCTGAGTGATGGGACGAAATTGACTGCCGACTTTATTCTACTGGCTACCGGCGTGATTCCGCAAACGCAATTAGTTGAGCATATGACGATTGCCAAGGGTGACTCGGGCGCATTACAAGTGACCGATAAAATGATGACCTCGGTACCTAACATTTACGCGGTGGGGGATGTTGCTGAAAGTTTCTCTTTAATTGATGGTTTGCCACTTTATCGGCCCATGGGATCAACCGCCAATAAAATGGGGCGGATTGCAGGGGATGCGATAACTGATGGGCAACTTGCGCATCGCGGTATTCTAGGGACGGGGATTATCCGTTTATTTGATACCACAGTTGCCCAGACTGGTTTTACCGAAACGGTCGCTCGGGCTAAAGGTTATGAGGTTGATGTCTTATACAATATCAAACCAGGACATGCTGATTATCTAAATGGGACGGAAAATGTCATCAAAGCAATTGCCGACCATCAAACGGGGCGCTTGCTCGGTGTCCAAATCATCGGGCAAGATGGTGTCGATAAGCGGATTGATGTGTTCGTCACCGCGATTTCATTTGGGGCGAAGGTTGCGGACTTATTTCACCTCGATTTGGCCTATCAGCCGCTCTATGCTACTACGAAAGATCCAATACTCTACACAGGGATGGCGCTCGAAAATGCGCGCAACGGGAGACCGTTATTGTCGCCGACAGAACTCAATCAACGATTAGCAGCGGGTGATGATCTACAAGTAATTGATGTACGGTCCCAAAAACAATATAGGCAACAACATATTGAAACGGCCATTAGCATGCCCCTAGGTGAAATTAGAAAACGGATTGCTGAGCTAGATCCAACTATGCCAACGGTGGTCTATTGTAATAAAGGGGTTACTGGCAATGCTGCCCAGAACCTCCTATTAAATATGGGGTTTGAGGATGTTTATAATTTAAGTGGTGGCCACAAGAATTATCAGTTAGTTAAAATGTACTTACAATGA
- a CDS encoding transcriptional regulator, with amino-acid sequence MDERVTQYRDAVYEQVVKVGKSLGNVTRLRILDLLVQGPKTVENIANIIGLSVATTSRNLQILKRANLVTIERSKNFMTYRLVSEQIKQLVTLLVTVAEQSQPELVAVQTIFKQQTGSPQTLTIQALKAKLGASSTYLIDLRPHDEYAAQHLPGAHNIPYDELPQYFTELPRDREIVVYCRGRLCAYANVASQELHDAGFKVATFNQSVWEWSQVMPGQTD; translated from the coding sequence ATGGATGAACGAGTAACGCAATATCGAGATGCGGTTTATGAGCAGGTTGTTAAAGTCGGCAAATCTTTAGGCAACGTGACACGACTACGGATACTAGATCTATTGGTGCAAGGCCCTAAAACAGTTGAAAATATCGCTAATATAATTGGTTTAAGTGTTGCGACCACATCACGTAATCTACAGATATTAAAACGTGCTAATTTAGTGACAATTGAACGGAGTAAAAATTTTATGACATATCGCCTTGTTTCAGAACAAATTAAGCAGTTGGTGACGTTATTAGTGACCGTGGCTGAGCAATCGCAACCGGAATTAGTGGCCGTGCAGACGATATTTAAACAACAAACGGGTTCGCCACAAACATTAACAATTCAAGCATTAAAAGCTAAACTAGGGGCCTCATCAACTTACCTAATTGATCTCAGGCCACACGATGAATATGCGGCACAGCACTTGCCAGGTGCGCATAATATTCCATATGATGAGTTACCGCAGTATTTTACTGAGTTACCGCGGGATAGAGAAATTGTCGTTTATTGCCGTGGGCGTTTGTGTGCATATGCCAATGTTGCTAGTCAAGAATTGCACGATGCCGGGTTTAAAGTAGCGACCTTTAATCAATCCGTGTGGGAATGGTCACAGGTGATGCCAGGACAAACTGATTAA
- the trxA gene encoding thioredoxin: MAAQILNEANFNDEIKEGVTLVDFWATWCPPCKMQGPIVEQLADDYAGKAKIAKVDVDQNPSLAAQFGIQAIPTLLIMKDGQLQEQLVGLQRKEALATKLDAILA; this comes from the coding sequence ATGGCAGCACAAATTTTAAACGAAGCCAATTTTAACGATGAGATTAAAGAAGGCGTGACGCTAGTTGATTTTTGGGCAACTTGGTGCCCACCATGTAAGATGCAAGGGCCAATTGTAGAACAATTAGCAGACGATTACGCAGGTAAAGCTAAGATTGCCAAGGTTGATGTTGACCAAAACCCAAGCTTAGCAGCTCAATTTGGGATTCAGGCAATCCCGACATTATTGATCATGAAAGACGGGCAACTACAAGAACAATTAGTTGGTTTACAACGTAAAGAAGCGTTAGCAACTAAGTTAGATGCCATATTAGCATAA
- a CDS encoding succinyl-diaminopimelate desuccinylase has protein sequence MMEKTEKIAILEKLVSIDTTDQAEGVIADYLADLFAQHGIRTEKVASKPGRENLVAYLGEATDKVLGVTGHMDVVSIGDRSKWTSDPFTLTARDGKLFGRGATDMKSGLAALVIAMIELHDEHVPLNGQIKLLATVDEEKNETGAQTLTAQGYADDLTALLVAEPSGVDKQALANNPDKFPTEMAQKLLAANQTNEQHFLIFAHNGSLDFKVTATGKTAHSSMPELGINAIDHLLAYYNRQKQYFDQKHPIDDVLGDIVPVTTLINGGEQINSVPGHAELTCRVRTTPALTGDRVIADLNTIIAELNQQADMNLELTIINNQPPVKSNPQAPFIQAVQKIGAQKLSQAYPLMHVAGGTDAAHLAQHNPDLPVAVVGPGNDTSHMIDEYVDEEMYLKHVDFFKAVMTNYLK, from the coding sequence ATGATGGAAAAAACTGAAAAAATCGCAATTTTAGAAAAACTGGTCTCAATTGATACAACAGACCAAGCAGAAGGTGTGATTGCCGACTACTTAGCCGATCTATTCGCACAACATGGTATCCGCACTGAAAAAGTGGCTTCTAAACCAGGCCGCGAAAACTTAGTGGCCTATCTAGGCGAAGCAACCGACAAAGTCCTCGGTGTCACTGGTCATATGGACGTCGTCAGCATCGGTGATCGCAGCAAATGGACGAGTGATCCCTTCACTCTAACCGCTCGCGATGGTAAACTCTTCGGTCGAGGCGCAACCGACATGAAGTCTGGTCTGGCTGCGCTTGTGATTGCAATGATCGAATTACACGATGAACATGTTCCTTTAAACGGCCAAATCAAACTACTCGCAACCGTCGATGAAGAAAAGAACGAAACTGGTGCGCAAACTTTAACCGCTCAAGGCTATGCCGATGATTTAACAGCCTTATTAGTTGCCGAACCATCTGGCGTTGATAAACAAGCCTTGGCAAATAACCCCGACAAATTCCCCACAGAAATGGCTCAAAAACTCCTTGCGGCTAATCAAACCAATGAACAACATTTCTTAATTTTCGCCCATAACGGTTCCCTTGATTTTAAAGTGACGGCAACTGGTAAAACCGCGCACAGTTCAATGCCGGAACTCGGTATTAACGCAATTGATCATTTGCTTGCCTACTACAATCGGCAAAAACAATACTTCGATCAAAAGCATCCTATTGATGATGTCCTCGGCGATATTGTTCCCGTCACAACCTTAATCAACGGTGGTGAACAAATTAATTCGGTCCCCGGTCACGCAGAACTTACTTGTCGGGTTCGTACAACCCCCGCCTTAACTGGCGACCGAGTGATTGCTGACCTTAATACCATCATTGCGGAACTCAATCAACAGGCGGATATGAATCTGGAATTGACCATCATTAATAACCAACCACCCGTTAAAAGTAATCCACAAGCGCCATTCATCCAAGCTGTTCAAAAAATCGGCGCACAAAAGTTATCCCAAGCATATCCACTGATGCACGTTGCTGGGGGTACCGATGCCGCCCACCTCGCCCAGCACAATCCTGACTTACCAGTGGCAGTTGTCGGCCCTGGCAATGATACTAGCCACATGATTGACGAATATGTTGATGAAGAAATGTATCTCAAACACGTCGACTTCTTTAAGGCAGTCATGACGAATTATTTAAAATAA